The Nocardioides marmorisolisilvae genomic interval CGCCCGTGGCGTCTGGATCGTTGCGCCTAGGTGCGCCGCACGGTCGACCATCAGTCGCACGGCCAGCTCGGGGCTCACCAGACCCGCGTGCTGCTCCTCGACGGCGACCGTTCCCGTCGCGGTCCGCAGCTGCGGATATGTCCGGCACAGCTGATCGTGATCGAGGGAGGCGATGGCAAGCGCGAAGCGGTCCGCCTGGTCGACCGCCGTGCGGACCATCCGTGAGTCCGGCGCTCCGAGGAGGAGCAGGCCGGTCGGATGCAGGACCCGACGAGCCGAAACGGTCTCCAGCTCATGCCAGAGGTCCAGCGCCCGGATACCCAGTGGCACGTAGTCGTCGGACTCGAAGGATGTGGTCCGCACGATCCGCGTGCGCCCATGGGTGGCGCCCTGGTCGTGCGGAGTGTCGAACCTGTCGACGCCGACGACATCATGGCCACGCTCGGCCAGACGCCACGCGGTCGCCGCCCCCGCCGCGCCAAGACCAACGACAAGGACGTCGGCTACGCGTGCCAGACCGGCCACTTGTCACCTCCGATACCTGCAGCATGCGCTGTAGTTGCCACTATAGTGTTAGCTACACGGGACCGCAAACGACGTGCCTCCTGGGTAGCAGAACGCCCCGAACAACCAGTCGTTCGGGGCGTCGCGCTACCGGGTCTCTCAGTTGGTGTCGTTGGACTGCATCATCATTCCGCTGAAGACGCTGTCCAGAGCCCCCTCGGGGCTGACCGCACGCTCGACCAGGGCCCGTACGATCCGCTCAGCGTTGTCGAACGCCTCGCGTTCACACAGGAGCTTCGCGCGGTCCAGGTCGCGGCCTTTGATCGCATCGAGGATCTGGAGGTGGGTGTCCTCCATCGCATCGGGCTCCAAGCCGTCGATCCCGAGATGGAAGAAGCGCTCGGAGGCGTCGAGGACCTGCGAGAGCGCGTGCACGAGGCGCGGATTCCCCGTCAGCCCGGCGATCGCCAGATGGAACTCGCGATTGAGAGCCACCCGTTCGGCGCCGGCCATCGGCTCGTGGCTAGCTATCGCGAGTGGGCGAAGGCCCTCGATGTCGGCCTCCTTCGCGCGATCGATTGCGATCTTGACGATGCCGGTCTCGATCGACCAACGAAGCTCCGCCAATTGCCGGATATCCGAAAAAGCCATCGGTGCGACTTCGACTCCGCGGTCCGGACGTTGCGTGACCAAACCCTCGTGGCGCAGCCGCTGAATCGCATCACGAACCGGCGTCGGACTCATCTGGTATTCCTTGGCCAGACTTTGTTCGGAAATAGCTGTCCCAGGCGCGATGTCACACGTCAGAATTCGACGACGCAAATCGGTGTATGCACGTGACCACGCCGGTGGCTTGGAGACCTTGCGCGGTGTTTGCTTGACCATCGTCTCTCTTGCCGGCCGCAGGGATGGAACAGTGAAACTATAGCAGACACTACGGCGCCGAATAACCGGGGCAGCGCCGGTTATCGTCTGGCCGGACGACCGGTCAGGTCCCACACCGCGCTGTCCACCCATCGGCGGCGCTGGTTCTGGATGTGGACCAGGTTGGCGTGCATGTCCCGGACGACCCTTTCGAGCGGGTTGTCGACGTAGATCGCCGCCGATCCGATCAGCTCGACGGCGATCTCCACGACGCGACGGGCAAGTTCGCCCGTGACCGGGCCCATGGCGATCATGCGGCTGAAGAGCTCGGGTTCGAGGAGGCGGCCAGGGGTGAATGCCACCTCGTCGAGCTGATCAGCCACGGCGTAGGCGTGGGAACGCGCGACGTCGAGATAGCTCGCCGCCTCACCCCAGAGGCGTTGCACTCCGTCGCGGTCGCTCATCGGAGCCGGCCCGCCGGTGATACGGGCGCGGGTGATATCGAGCGCGTGCCGTGCCAGTCCGAGTGTGATTCCCACCGCGTTGTAAAAAGGGAATTCGACGTGCTTATCCAGCGGGTCACCCTCCGGCTTGGGATCAGCCGATCGGACGAAGCAGTGCTCCTCCGGGACGAAGACCTCCGGAACCGAATAGCTGTTGCTCCCGCTCCCCCGCATTCCGGTCACGTGCCAATTGTCCTCAATGGCCACTTGGTCATGAGGAAGGAACGCGCCGAGTACGAGCGGTCCGTTCGGTCCGATCACCTTCTCGTCGTGGTCGAAGACATGGACTCCTCCGATAATCTGGTCCGCCGACCGTATCCCGCTCCCGAAGTTCCATCGACCGCTGACCAGGTAGCCACCGTCGACGTTTCTCGCTCTTCCCGGCGGATTGAACGAGCCCGCCGTTGCGTAGTCCAGGGACGGATACACCTGCGCGGCCGCCCGCTCCGACAACCGACTCGCATAGAAGCCCGAGTCCGACAAGATCTTGACATTCCAACCGACGGATCCGTCGACGCTGCACAACAGCTCGATCACTCGCGTCTGCTCGTGGAAGGTCAGCTCGGGTCCGCCGAGGCGTCGGGAAAACCCGATCCGGAAGCAACCGGCCCGTACCAAGGCTTCCTTCATCCTCGGCGTCAGGCACCCGTGCGCCTCGACCTGGCCTGCTTCGGTTTCGATGACCGGCCGCAGCCGTTCGGTGTTGGCGATGATCGAGGCGCCGTCGACCGGGTCGAGCAGTTCGACGCCGGCGACCTCGCGGTTGGTACCGGTGGTGCTGGTAGTGGTAGCCATCGGGGTCAGCCCTCCTGTGCACTGCGATCGTCGTATGAATCACTGGCCGCCGGACCGCTGCCCGGTTGTAGTCCCGCACCCACGAGCGCGTCAGCGACCAGATCGAGCTCGCCGTCGTCCAACGGCAGCAGCGGCGGCCGGAGGTGGTGCCCGGTCCTCCCCAGGAGCTGCATCGCGCCCTTCACGCCTCGGGTCGCGCTGCCGAGCTCCAGGATCGGCGACAGCGCACACAATCGACGGTAGGCCGTGAACGCCTCACCGACCTCGCCACGTGCCCAGGCGGCGACGATGCCGGCGGCATACTCTGGGGCGATATTGGCCTCGGCCGAGAGGAAGCCATCAGCTCCGAAGGCAACTGCGGACATGCCGTACCCGGCGAACCCGTTGTGGACGCTCACCCGTTGCCTAGCAGCACCGGCGATCTCGACCGCCTTCGCCACATAGGTCATGTTCCCGCTGTTGACATGGAGACCGGTCACGTTGTCGTAGTCCTCGATCAGGTGGGTCAGCAGCTCCGGGGCGAGCAGATATCCCATGTTCTGATGGGTGGAGATGACGACCGGTATCCGGATCTCTTCGAGGATGTCGCGGAAGTATCGTTCGAGCTCACGATCGCTGGGGCGCCCTCCGTGCCCGATGTCTAGGGAGTAGATCTGCATCCCCGCGAGCCCTTGACCTTCGACGAGATGGCTCAGCTCGACGAGCTCGGCGCTGGTCCGCGGCTCGAAGCCGCTGGCGTAGACCCTCGAGCGGCCGGCTGCTGCCGCAACCGACCACGCGTACAGATCGCTAGTCTCCTCGACCGACAAGGTGTAGCCCTGGCCCGGCGACGAGCCGCCGACGAACATGTCGATGCCCGCCTCGGCGATGCGCCCCACGTGCTGCTCGACGCCGCTGCGGTCGACGCTGCCGTCCGCAGCGAACGGCGTCACCATCATGGCTCTGATCGAGATCTTCAACGTTGCTCTCCTCCACCGACTGGGGCCGCACCGGACACGTCGACCACACCCGCCGCTGCCGCGTAGATGTCTGTCGGCGTATAGGGCAGCCGGGTCAGATGCACGCCCAGCGGTTCGACCGCGTCCATGACCGCATTGGCGACCGCACCGTGCGGCGCGATGGTGCCTACCTCGCCACAGCCCTTGCTGCCCAAGCTGTTGAGCGGACTCGGCGACTCGAAGTGGACGATCTTGAGCGCGGGAATGTCCGAGGCGAGGGGCATCAAGTAGTCGACCAGGCTCGCGGTCAGGATCTGGTCCCCCTCGCCGTACGCATGAGCCTCCATGAGCACACAACCGATCCCGTTGGCCGCGCCGCCTTGAACCTGACCGTTCACGAGGTCCTCCATGAGGACGGTGCCGCAGTCGTGGACCACCGTCATCGCCTCGACCCGAGGGATGAAGCTCACCGGATCGACCTCGACGACGGCCAATGCTGCGCACTGGGCGATCACGTGCTGTTGGTCCACCGTCCGCGTCTCATCCGCCCCCGGCTCCAGCTCCAACTTCTTGACCCCGCGCAGGGCCTGCACGAGGCTCTCGAAGATGCCGACCGCTCCTCGGCTGGCGAAGCTCCCAGTCCCCGGCGGGCACAGATCGGTATCGCCCTCGACCACGTCGATCAGCTCGGGATCGATGCCGAGCTCGGTGGCTGCGATGTGCCGATAGGTCGCGGCGTGCCCTTGACCCGACTCGGAGGCACTCGTTCGGATCTCAACCCTTCCGTCCTCGCCAACGATCACCCGGGCCGCGTCGTAGCCGGGGATCGAAACCATCCCTCGACGTTCGTAGTCGGATGCGCAGACGCCGCTTCCCTCGTTGAACAGGCCGATACCGATCCCGACCAGTCGCCCTTCGGCACGGGCCTGATCGCGCATCTCGAGCAGCCGGTCGTACTCGCTGTTCTCGCGAAGCAGGCGCAGGAGCGAGTCGTAGTCGCCGGAGTCGATCAGACCGCCCGCGGGCGTCGGCGCTGGGAGCGAGGGGATGCGGTTGCGCTTGCGCATCTCGAACGGATCGATCCCGAGTCGACGGCCGATGACATCCATCATCCGCTCCGTCGCGTGCGTCGCGGCCAGTGCTCCGACTCCCCGGTGCACTCCGGCCGGGCAGCGATTGCTGGCCACGCCTCGTGCGGTGAATCGGAATGCGTCGAGGTCATAGGGCGCGAAGACCCCTACCGCACAGGTGATCGTCTCCGAGATCGGCGAATGCGGATAGATGCTGTATGCACCGGCGTCGTGGACGGTCTCGTGGTCGACCACGAGCACCTTCCCGTCATTGGCGACACCTACCTTGAGCCGGATCGCGGTGTCGTGCGCATGCGCGCTGGCGGTGAGGTTCTCCCGCCGGTCCTCGACCCACCGGAACGTACGGCCCAACCGGCGCGCGGCGGCCGCAAGGGCCACCTCCTCGGGAAAGACGTGCGCCTTGAGACCGAACCCGCCACCGACCTCCGGGACGACGACACGCACCGACCGCTCGTCCATCCCGAGCGAACTGGACACGGCCGACCGCACGATGTCGGGGATCTGTGTCGAGGTCCATACCGTGAGCCGCTTAGTGGCCGCATCCCACGAAGCGATCACCCCGCGGCACTCGATGGGCATCGCCGAGGTACGCGAGGTCGAAAACGTCTCTTCGAAGATGTGGTCTGCGCGGGCAAAGGCCGCCTCAACGTCTCCGCGCTCCTGGGAGACCCGGAAGAACGAGTTCTCGGGAAGGCCGTCGTGAATCTGCGTGCCCTCCTCGAGGAGGGTGTAGTTCACTGCAGCCAAGTCGGCGAGGTCCTCCGCGGCATACCTGTCGGATGCCCAGACCATCGCGACCGGCTCTCCGACGTAGCGGACCTTGTCCACCGGCAGTGGGTGCCACGCGGAATCGTTCAGGCCGTGCCCGGTGATGACGAGCGGGCGGATGTCATCGAGAAGGTCGTTGCCCGTCAGACCCTGGTCGGTATCAAGGTCGATCGGACCCAACGTGGCATGGGGGAAGGGCGAGCGGACGAACGCCACCTCGAGTGCATCCTCCAAAGGCACGTCGGCGAGGTAGGTGCCACGCCCCTGAACGAGGTTCGCCTGTTGGTCGTGGGTCATCCTTGGCATTGGAACACCGCCTCTACGATCCCTGCATAGCCGGTGCAGCGGCATACGTTGCCTGAGAGCTCCCGGCGGATCTCCTCTCGCGTATAGCGCTTGTCAAGCCTGGCGCCCTCGGCAAGGAGGACCGTCGCACTCATCAAGAAGCCCGGCGTGCAGAAGCCGCACTGGAGCGCGGCGTGCTCGAGGAACGCATTCTGCAGCCGGTTGAGCTCACCGTCGGCCGCCAGGCCCTCGACCGTAGCCACCTCCGTGCCTTCTGCTTGCGGCGCCAGGATCAGACAGGACCGGACCGCACAGCCATCCATAACCACCGTGCACGCGCCGCACGCGCCCTGCTCGCAGCCGAGATGGGTACCGGTCAGCCCGAGGTTGTCTCGGAGATGGTCGGCGAGGGTGAGTCGCGGCTCCACCTCGCCGACGGCCTGTTCGCCATTGACGTTCATGCTCACGCGCATGCTTGGTCGATCACCTTCCTGGTCAGCTTCGCGCCCACCGCACGTCGGTAGTCGGCCGACGCATGGATGTCGCTCGCGACCTCCAACTCCTCGCGAGCCACGTCCTCTGCCCGAGAGGGGTCCATCCCCGAGGCGAGGGCCGCCTCGGTGGCGGTCAATCGCTGGGGCATCCCGCCGGTCGCGAAGGCGACCACGGTCCAGGACCCGCCGACCCGGTTCGCCATCGCACCGACAAGGGCGAAGTCGCCGTCACGGCGCTCGACCTCGGCGAACCCCCAGCCGCTGGAGGCGCGCGGCAACCGGATCTCCAGCAGGACCTCGTCGAGCTCGAGCGCGGACCACAGCGGCCCAACGATGAACTCCGCTGCAGGAATGAGCCGCTCTCCTCGCGGCCCGAAGGCCACCATCGTCGCGTCGAGGGTGAGCACGAGAGCGGGCCATTCGGCCGAAGGATCGAGATGGCACAGCGAGCCACCCGCGGTGCCGCGGCTGCGGATCTGGAAGTGGCCGATGCGGCTCACGGCCGCCGGGATGAGGCCGGGCAGCGCCGGATCCTTCGCGGCGAAGGCGAGGATCGCCTGCTCCGTCGTCCCGGCGCCGATGCGGACCTCGTCGGGGCGGGCCTCGATCTGCTTCATCCCCGGAATGCTCCCGATATCGACTAGCACGCTCGGCCGAGCGAGCCGGAGATTGAGGAGCGGAACCAGGCTCTGCCCCCCTGCGATGACCTTTGCGTCCTCGTTGTCCGCGAGAAGCTCCACGACGTCAGCCACCTGGCTCGGCCGCTCGTAGCGAAACCGCACCGGCTTCATGACCGTCCTCCGATCTCTCTCTTGGACGCTACCATAGCACTCACTACAGTGGCCCCTGTTGGGTTTACGATAGCAATTCTCTCGCGACGAACTTCCATACCGCGACGGACATCTCTAGCGACTCGAGGTCGACGCGCTCGTCCGAGGCATGGAACATCGCCTGCCACTCCGACAGCGAGATGCGGTTGCTGAACATGCCGAAGCCATAGGCCTGAGCACCCCGAGCACGGAAGAACCGCGCATCGGTTCCCCCGGTCATCAGTGCCGGGAGGGGGACGGAGTCTGCCCGCACCTTCATGCTTGCCGTTGTCAGTGCGTCCCACAGCGGCCCCGAGGCCGGTGTTTGCGTGGGGGCGGTCTCGTTGAAGAACTCCCACTCGACATCGCCTCGCAGATCTCCGATAGCCGCAGTAAGGAGCTCTTCGAGATCATCGCGCGTCTGGCCCGGGAGGAGCCTGACGTCAACGTCCAGCGCCGCCTGGGCCGCTATCGTGTTCGTCTTCTCTCCGCCATGGACGACGTTCGGGCTCACCGTGGCGTGCGTGCATGCATGGGCGATGCGCGCATGATCTTGGGGCAGACGCTCGAGCCCGGCCCAGATCTCGCGAGGATCGGTCAACTGTGCGGCGAGCGATTCCTCATAACCCATGCTCGCGACGTACTCGCGCCACGAGTCGCTAATATGGGTGGTCGGACGATAGGCCACCAGCCTGCGTACGACCTCAGCAGCCTTGACTACGGCGTTGTCGCTGTCGTACGGGCGCGAGCCGTGTGAGGGCGTACCGCGAATCGTGATCCGGGTCGCATACATGCCCTTCTCGGCAACGGTGACCAGCGTGCGCCGACCGTTCGGGGTCGCTACCGACATACCCCCGCCCTCGGTGAGCACGTAGTCCGCGGTTACCGCATCCCATGCGTTCTCGGTCAGCCACCGTGCGCCCTGGACTCCCCCGGCCTCCTCGTCGGCAACGCCCAGATAGATCAGGGTGCCCCGCGGCCGCCAACCCTCCTGGACCAGCTCCTTGACCGCGATCGCCATCGAGGCGGTCGAGTTGTACATGTCGATCGCACCCCGGCCCCACACCATGCCGTCATGGATCTCACCACCGAACGGGTCGTGACGCCAGCTGCTGGGATCGGCAGGGACGACGTCGGTATGCCCCATCAACATGAGCGTCGGCGCGTCGGGATCCGAGCCCTCGATCCGGGCGATCAACGAGTCCCGGCCGCTCACCGCCCGCATACGTTCGATATCGAGGCCACCGGTCACCAACACGGATTCGAGGAGGTCGGCGTTGCGACTTTCCTGCCCCGACTGCTCACTTCCGTCGTTGACGCAACGGTTCCTGATCATCTGCTGCAATAGATCGACGACGGGGGTCACGTGCTCGGCCACTCGTCTCAACTCCTCCTGTCGACTGCACGACCGCTGCTCACTCCATCGCGGCGAATCCGCCGAGATAGGCGTGTCTGACGCGCTCGTCCGCGGCAAGTGCCGAACCCGAACCGTCGAGCACGATCCGACCGCGCTCCAACACACAGGCGCGGTCTGCGATGCGCAGCGCCTGGCGCGCGTTCTGCTCGACCAGGAGAACCGCGACACCCGTATCGGCGATGTCCCTGACGACTTGCAGGACCTGCTTGGTAACGATCGGCGCGAGGCCGAGTGACGGCTCGTCCAGCGCGAGCAGCTCGGGACCCGCCATCAACGCCCGTCCGATGGCAAGCATCTGTTGTTCGCCTCCGGACATCGTGCCCGCGAGTTGCTTGCGTCGGTCGAGGAGTCGTGGAAACACGTCATAGACGTGTCGCCGCCGCTCTGCGAGCAGCTGCTTGTCGCGACGATGCAGGAACCCGCCGAGGGTGAGGTTCTCGTCGATCGTCAGCGCGGGGAAGATCCTGCGTCCTTCCGGAACGTGGCTGATGCCCAAGGACACGATGCGGTGCGCCTTGGCGTTGGTGATCTGCTCGCCGGCGAACCTCACCGAGCCCGAACGAGCTGTCTCGAGCCCTGTGATGGCCTTCAGGAGCGAGGACTTCCCGGCGCCGTTGCTACCGAGGATGCTGAGCACCTCGCCCCGTTCGAGTGCGAACGAGACCTCGTCGACAGCGCGTACGGCACCGTAGTTGACCGACAGGCCCTCAACCGTGAGCAGCGTCATCTGCCAGCCCCTCCCCGACGAGCTCCATGGCCCCCAGATCCAGGTCGGCGTCCTGAGGGAGCTCGTCCTCGTCCTCGCCGAGATACGCCCCGAGGACCCGCGGATCGGCAGCGACGTCCTTCGGTGCGCCGAGCGCGATCAGTCGCCCCTGGTCCAAGACGGCGACGCGATCCGAGACCGACATGACCAGCGGCATGTCGTGATCGATGATCACGACCGTGATACCCAGATCGCGGATCGCCCGGATCACCTTGCTGAACTCGAGCTTCTCCGAGCTGTTCATGCCGGCGGCCGGTTCGTCGAGGAGGATCATCTGCGGGTGCGACGCCAACGCTCGGGCCACTTCGAGCC includes:
- a CDS encoding GntR family transcriptional regulator, whose protein sequence is MGGQRGVGPDRSSGQTITGAAPVIRRRSVCYSFTVPSLRPARETMVKQTPRKVSKPPAWSRAYTDLRRRILTCDIAPGTAISEQSLAKEYQMSPTPVRDAIQRLRHEGLVTQRPDRGVEVAPMAFSDIRQLAELRWSIETGIVKIAIDRAKEADIEGLRPLAIASHEPMAGAERVALNREFHLAIAGLTGNPRLVHALSQVLDASERFFHLGIDGLEPDAMEDTHLQILDAIKGRDLDRAKLLCEREAFDNAERIVRALVERAVSPEGALDSVFSGMMMQSNDTN
- a CDS encoding acyl-CoA dehydrogenase family protein, coding for MATTTSTTGTNREVAGVELLDPVDGASIIANTERLRPVIETEAGQVEAHGCLTPRMKEALVRAGCFRIGFSRRLGGPELTFHEQTRVIELLCSVDGSVGWNVKILSDSGFYASRLSERAAAQVYPSLDYATAGSFNPPGRARNVDGGYLVSGRWNFGSGIRSADQIIGGVHVFDHDEKVIGPNGPLVLGAFLPHDQVAIEDNWHVTGMRGSGSNSYSVPEVFVPEEHCFVRSADPKPEGDPLDKHVEFPFYNAVGITLGLARHALDITRARITGGPAPMSDRDGVQRLWGEAASYLDVARSHAYAVADQLDEVAFTPGRLLEPELFSRMIAMGPVTGELARRVVEIAVELIGSAAIYVDNPLERVVRDMHANLVHIQNQRRRWVDSAVWDLTGRPARR
- a CDS encoding dihydrodipicolinate synthase family protein — its product is MKISIRAMMVTPFAADGSVDRSGVEQHVGRIAEAGIDMFVGGSSPGQGYTLSVEETSDLYAWSVAAAAGRSRVYASGFEPRTSAELVELSHLVEGQGLAGMQIYSLDIGHGGRPSDRELERYFRDILEEIRIPVVISTHQNMGYLLAPELLTHLIEDYDNVTGLHVNSGNMTYVAKAVEIAGAARQRVSVHNGFAGYGMSAVAFGADGFLSAEANIAPEYAAGIVAAWARGEVGEAFTAYRRLCALSPILELGSATRGVKGAMQLLGRTGHHLRPPLLPLDDGELDLVADALVGAGLQPGSGPAASDSYDDRSAQEG
- a CDS encoding xanthine dehydrogenase family protein molybdopterin-binding subunit, which codes for MTHDQQANLVQGRGTYLADVPLEDALEVAFVRSPFPHATLGPIDLDTDQGLTGNDLLDDIRPLVITGHGLNDSAWHPLPVDKVRYVGEPVAMVWASDRYAAEDLADLAAVNYTLLEEGTQIHDGLPENSFFRVSQERGDVEAAFARADHIFEETFSTSRTSAMPIECRGVIASWDAATKRLTVWTSTQIPDIVRSAVSSSLGMDERSVRVVVPEVGGGFGLKAHVFPEEVALAAAARRLGRTFRWVEDRRENLTASAHAHDTAIRLKVGVANDGKVLVVDHETVHDAGAYSIYPHSPISETITCAVGVFAPYDLDAFRFTARGVASNRCPAGVHRGVGALAATHATERMMDVIGRRLGIDPFEMRKRNRIPSLPAPTPAGGLIDSGDYDSLLRLLRENSEYDRLLEMRDQARAEGRLVGIGIGLFNEGSGVCASDYERRGMVSIPGYDAARVIVGEDGRVEIRTSASESGQGHAATYRHIAATELGIDPELIDVVEGDTDLCPPGTGSFASRGAVGIFESLVQALRGVKKLELEPGADETRTVDQQHVIAQCAALAVVEVDPVSFIPRVEAMTVVHDCGTVLMEDLVNGQVQGGAANGIGCVLMEAHAYGEGDQILTASLVDYLMPLASDIPALKIVHFESPSPLNSLGSKGCGEVGTIAPHGAVANAVMDAVEPLGVHLTRLPYTPTDIYAAAAGVVDVSGAAPVGGGEQR
- a CDS encoding (2Fe-2S)-binding protein is translated as MRVSMNVNGEQAVGEVEPRLTLADHLRDNLGLTGTHLGCEQGACGACTVVMDGCAVRSCLILAPQAEGTEVATVEGLAADGELNRLQNAFLEHAALQCGFCTPGFLMSATVLLAEGARLDKRYTREEIRRELSGNVCRCTGYAGIVEAVFQCQG
- a CDS encoding FAD binding domain-containing protein, giving the protein MKPVRFRYERPSQVADVVELLADNEDAKVIAGGQSLVPLLNLRLARPSVLVDIGSIPGMKQIEARPDEVRIGAGTTEQAILAFAAKDPALPGLIPAAVSRIGHFQIRSRGTAGGSLCHLDPSAEWPALVLTLDATMVAFGPRGERLIPAAEFIVGPLWSALELDEVLLEIRLPRASSGWGFAEVERRDGDFALVGAMANRVGGSWTVVAFATGGMPQRLTATEAALASGMDPSRAEDVAREELEVASDIHASADYRRAVGAKLTRKVIDQACA
- a CDS encoding M20/M25/M40 family metallo-hydrolase, translating into MAEHVTPVVDLLQQMIRNRCVNDGSEQSGQESRNADLLESVLVTGGLDIERMRAVSGRDSLIARIEGSDPDAPTLMLMGHTDVVPADPSSWRHDPFGGEIHDGMVWGRGAIDMYNSTASMAIAVKELVQEGWRPRGTLIYLGVADEEAGGVQGARWLTENAWDAVTADYVLTEGGGMSVATPNGRRTLVTVAEKGMYATRITIRGTPSHGSRPYDSDNAVVKAAEVVRRLVAYRPTTHISDSWREYVASMGYEESLAAQLTDPREIWAGLERLPQDHARIAHACTHATVSPNVVHGGEKTNTIAAQAALDVDVRLLPGQTRDDLEELLTAAIGDLRGDVEWEFFNETAPTQTPASGPLWDALTTASMKVRADSVPLPALMTGGTDARFFRARGAQAYGFGMFSNRISLSEWQAMFHASDERVDLESLEMSVAVWKFVARELLS
- a CDS encoding ABC transporter ATP-binding protein; translated protein: MTLLTVEGLSVNYGAVRAVDEVSFALERGEVLSILGSNGAGKSSLLKAITGLETARSGSVRFAGEQITNAKAHRIVSLGISHVPEGRRIFPALTIDENLTLGGFLHRRDKQLLAERRRHVYDVFPRLLDRRKQLAGTMSGGEQQMLAIGRALMAGPELLALDEPSLGLAPIVTKQVLQVVRDIADTGVAVLLVEQNARQALRIADRACVLERGRIVLDGSGSALAADERVRHAYLGGFAAME